Proteins co-encoded in one Gossypium arboreum isolate Shixiya-1 chromosome 11, ASM2569848v2, whole genome shotgun sequence genomic window:
- the LOC128283882 gene encoding uncharacterized protein LOC128283882, which translates to MLKESRAYFRCGSLNHFLKDCPERNSREIEPTLKPNVSVSQGKPPRYPESSNGGRNVAKDSTTRSEARALARTYAIRTREEASAPDVITGTFSFHNVHVITLIDPGSTHSYICMKLESSMNMSEEPMEFVIKVSNPLGKSVLQDKVCKNCPFTIQGHCFLANHMLLPFDEFDVILGMDWLAVHDVIANFGSKYIELKCSDSEIFRVDSSELNTPPVVITSMMA; encoded by the coding sequence ATGCTGAAAGAGAGTAGAGCATACTTTAGGTGTGGTTCTCTCAACCACTTCCTTAAAGATTGTCCAGAGCGAAATAGCAGGGAGATCGAGCCAACTCTGAAACCGAATGTTTCTGTCTCTCAAGGAAAGCCTCCAAGATATCCCGAAAGTAGCAACGGTGGTCGTAATGTTGCAAAGGACTCTACTACCAGATCAGAGGCTCGAGCTCTGGCAagaacttatgctatacgcaCTAGAGAGGAAGCCTCAGCTCCTgatgtcattacgggtacattCTCTTTTCATAATGTACATGTTATTACCTTGATTGACCCAGGATCGACCCATtcgtatatttgcatgaaattggagtctagcatgaatatgtctGAAGAACCTATGgagtttgtgattaaggtgtcgaaccctctaggcaagtctgTATTACAAGATAaggtttgtaaaaattgtcctttcACAATCCAAGGTCATTGTTTTTTGGCTAACCATATGCTTTTgccctttgatgagtttgatgtaatacttggcatggattggttagctgtgCATGATGTGATTGCAAATtttggtagcaagtatattgaattgaaatgctcagATAGTGAAATTTTTCGAGTTGATTCAAGTGAGTTGAATACACCACCGGTTGTGATTACTTCAATGATGGCTTAA